The genomic window AAAAGTGTTCGACGATCTTTTCACTAATATTGCCAATGAAGTCTTGTTTTTCGGAGGTTAATAGTGATATGTAATGTAGTTCTATGTCGTTTATTGTCGGTACGTGGTACCGTCATTTTCCGACTTATCTTGCCCCCTTGATATGACTGGGTTTTTCAAACACTGTATTTTGTCGGTACTATGTACCGACAAAATATAACAAACACTGACTGTATTCGACGTAAAAATATTACAACTTCACGTAAACTTCACGTAAACCGTGCTGCCTTAAGCCAATCAGGAACTATACGTGCATCCCGACAAAAAAAGACCTACCCTCACGGACAAGTCTTCTGCAGATTTTTAAAATATTTCGCTGCTTCTAGCATTTTTGCTCCGGACCAAAACATTTCGCCATCAACTAAAACAACGGGAACATCAGGAACAATATCCTGCAACTCCTTTTTATGCTTCTCTGAGAACGGAAAAGGCTCACTCGCAAGAAAAATATAATCTACTCTGGCTAATTGAATGTCCTTTACGTCAACAGCTGGATACCTACTATCCCTATCTGTGAATACATTTTCATAGCCAAGCATCGTTAAAACAGAATTAATATACGTATCGCGACCAGCAACCATATATGGTTTTCTCCATATGAAGTATGCAACTCGTTTCCTAGACACTTTTCCAAGTTCATGAAACTGCTCACGAATACTACATACTAGTTGTGCGGCTTTGTCTCTTACATTCAATATAAACCCTAGCTGCTCAATTGTATCGAGGGCAGAGTTTACACTTTGAATTTCAGCTACATACACGGGGAACTCTTTTTCTAATGTCTCAACAATATCTTTTGTATTTTCCTCTTTCTCCGCTATAATGAGGTCGGGCTTCAACGCGCGAATACGATCTATGTTTATATCTTTCGTACCACTAATAGCAGGGACCTTCTCTACTTTATCAATAGGAAATTTACAAAATCTTGTTCTTCCGACAACTTGCTCCTCTAAACCAAGGGCAAACAACGTTTCTGTAATGCCTGGGACGAGCGATACAATACGCGTCGGTGGGTATGCGTAGCTAAATTGACGACCAACCGCATCAACCATTTGTTTTTTCAACGCTAGAACACCTCAATTTTTAAAATTTATGGAGGTTTACAGTATGAAACGAGTTATAATCACAGGTGCAGGATCCGGACTAGGGAAAGAGCTTGCTCTGTTGTATGCCAATCACGATTATGAAGTAATATTAGTAGGGAGATCCTTACAAAAGCTAAAGGACGTACAGACTGAAATCGGAGCAAACGCTTATACTGTTGTTTGTGATATTACAAATTATCATAATGTACAGCACACGATACAATCGTTACTAGAAAAGCATCAATCGATAGACATGCTAATAAATAATGCTGGTGTCGGCTACTTCGGTCCACTTGAGACTTACAGTTTAGAAGAAATGAACACCATCATTGATACGAATGTTAAAGGTACTATTTTTATGACACAAGCATGTTTATCATTTTTCAAAAAACAACAAAAGGGAACAATCCTCAATATTATTTCAACAGCAGGACTCAAAGGCAAAGTAAACGAATCTGTGTATGTTGCAAGTAAATTCGCTGTCCGTGGATTTACAGAAAGTCTGCAAAAAGAGTATGCAGAATCACCACTACATATTACAGCCGTATATATGGGTGGCATGAATACACCTTTTTGGCTAAACAGTCACCACATCTCAGATCAAAGCCGCCTTAAAAATCCTGCTGCTGTTGCCCAAACTATTTATAATCAAAATGATGGGCGTCTTGAAATAATTATTTAGCTTATTGCTTGACTTAATAGAGCTGCAAGTGGACGGACATCTGTATGTTTTGTTAGCTGCAGCTCTAATTGATTAATGCCTGATGCATATATTTTTAACTCGGCATCTAAATCAAATGAACCTGCGCTTTCAACAGAGAAGGCTGAGATTTTCGAAAACGGAATGACCATATATTCCTTCTTTTTACCCGTTAACCCTTGGACGTTTATAATGATAAGCTTTGAGTCTGTTATAACTAAACGGTCACGAATTGATTTATATGATAAAAGAACTTCCTCATCTTCAAGTAAAAGAAAGTCATAAATTTCAAGACCATCATCTTCATGTACTTCAGATAAACCTACGATTTTTGCATACACATCTGCCATATGTAAAACCCTCCAAAACTATGATATTACTATTGTACTAGAATACACTCGATAAACAACATATATTAGAAAGAAAATTTAAACTATTTTTTATTTAAAAATTATTGCACATGCCATATAATTAGATATACGAAATAATTTGATATACCAACATAACAAGGAGGAGATACGATGTCAAAAAGACTCACACGTCAAGAAGTACCTACAGAACTAACATGGAAGCTAGAGGATTTATTCATGTCCGATGAAGCATGGGAGACTGAACTTACGGCTATTCAGCAGGATATTGCAACTGTCACTAAATATAAAGGAACGTTCGGAGAAGGACCACAGCAGTTGCTTCAGTGCTTAGTCGCTCGAGATGAAGTAGCAGAGAGAATGATTCGCGCGTATACATATGCAAACTTACAAAATTCTGGTGATGGCACAGATCCTACTTATCAAGGCAACGTTTCACAAGCTGCATCTATGTACGCAACAATTAGCGCAAAGCTGTCCTTTATTGAATCGGAAATTCTAGCGCTCCCAGATGGTACAGTAGAGGGGTATATAGAGGCAGAGCCGGGGTTAAAACAGTTTAGTAAAACATTAAAAGATATTCTTGCTAACAAACCATATACATTAACGCCAGAGACGGAAGAAGTATTAGCTGCGCTTGGAGAGGTGCATGGAGCACCGTATGTCATTTATAACCGTAGCAAGCTATCTGACATGCAATTTGACTCCTTTAAAGACGGCAAAGGTGAGGTGCTGTCTAACTCTTTTGCGTTATATGAAGATCGCTATGAAATTTCAGAGGATACAACTGTGCGACGCAACGCTTATGAATCATTTATCAAAACACTTCAGCAATATAAAAATACGTTTGCTGCGACATACGCTACAGAAGTTAAAAAACAAGTAACATTATCACGCTTGAGAAACTATGAATCTGTCACACACATGCTTTTGCACCCACAACAAGTGACGCAGGACATGTATAACAATCAGCTTGATGTAATTTTTAATGAGTTGGCACCATTTATGAGGCGCTTTGCGGATTTAAAAAAACGTGTGTTAGGTCTTGAAACGTTGAAGTTTTGTGATCTAAAAGCTCCGCTAGACCCGGAATTCAATCCAAAAACAACGTATGAAGAGGCCTCCGAGGTAATTTTAGAAGCATTAAAAGTAATGGGACCTGAATACTCCGCTATTATGGAAAAAGGATTATCCGAGCGCTGGGTTGACCTTGCCGATAACGTAGGAAAAGCAACAGGAGCTTTTTGTGCAAGTCCTTATGGCGCCCATCCATATATTTTAATAACTTGGACTGATTCTATGCGAGGGGCCTTTATTTTAGCTCACGAATTAGGACATGCTGGTCACTTTTATTTAGCGAATAAGCATCAGCGCGTGTCTAATACGCGTCCTTCGACATACTTTGTAGAAGCACCATCTACGATGAACGAGCTTATTTTAGGTCATCATATTTTAAACAAAACAAACGATGCTCGCATGAAGCGTTGGGTATTACTGCAATTCATCGGCACATATTATCACAACTTTGTGACTCACTTACTTGAAGGAGAATTCCAACGTAGAGTGTATGAGGCTGCAGAAAACGGCAAAGCACTCACTGCGACTTCATTAAGTGCCATGAAAGCGGCTGTATTAAAAGAATTCTGGGGCGATTCAGTCGAGATTGATGAAGGCGCTAGCCTCACATGGATGCGTCAGCCTCATTACTATATGGGCTTATATCCGTACACATATTCAGCAGGGCTAACAGCCTCCACTGCTGTCCACCAAATGATGCTGGAAGAGGGGCAGCCGGTTGTAGACAGATGGCTAGAAGTTTTAAAAGCTGGAGGTACATTGAAGCCGCTTGAACTAATGAGTAAGGCTGGCGTTGATATGTCAGAACCAGATGCTATTCGCAAAGCCGTAACATACGTCGGCTCGCTGATCGAGGATTTAGAGAAAAGCTTTGCATAATATTGAGCAGTCCATCTTCTTTTACTAGGAGATGGACTTTGTCATGGACTGTCTGGACGTACAACTGCAAGGCAAACACGTGATGACGGACGGTGCGAGCGTTAATGGCAACACGTGGTAATGAACGGTGCCAGTGTTAATGGTAAATACCTAGTAATGGACGGTTCCTCGGTCAAGGGATGGTGGTGCCAGGCACCTGCATTCTTCGACAAAATCTGCACCCTTGCTATGACTGGGTTTCTCATACCGTTAAAAAATGTAGTGCCAGGCACCTACAAAATCATTCATTTTTCGACACACAGATACTCATGGCTGCCCTTTCGACAGGAACGCTTACTCGGAAACTAAACTCCCAGTCATAACAAAAACGAGCTAGCTTTTTTGCCACCTCGTTTTTGTTATAGTCTCATTTTTAAATACCGTCTTATAATACTAGACTAAGATCCTTAAAATAATTATTATGACAAAATCGATCCGCGGCACGTTGTTACAATAGCTGCGTACGTCGGATATAACACCATCATTAGCTATGCTTTTAGGATTTTTCTAGCTTCATTTAAACGCTGTAGCGATGTGAAAATCTCTACTGCTAAAAATAGTAATGTAATTGGAACTAAAAAATCTGTAAAGATAATCATTAGTGAAAACAACACAAAGCCTTCTGTACGCTCAGCCAGCCCTGGTTGATAATAAAATGATTTAACACCATTCTTTTCAGACACTGCTCCTACTGTTAAAAAAATCGTCATCGCGTATATAATAGAAACACTTAATAGTAACAGAGCCCACATTGCGTCTGGGAATCGAAACGCTAAACCTAAAATCACGCTTATTTCAACAAGTCTATCATAGCTAACATCAAGAACCGTTCCAAATGAAGATGGCTTTGTAAGTCGGGCCATAGTTCCATCCACTGCATCTAGAAATCCAGAGAACCATAGTACAAATAAGGCCCAAAATGGAAGATCAAGATAAATAAATATCCCTGATGATGCACCAATAACGAAGGCAATAGTCGTAACATGGTCTGCTGTTAATCCTACTTTGAGAAGCATGCGAGCAGTGCGCTCTATTCCAGGTTGCACTAAGTGACGCGCTTTTGTATCTAACATGAGTCACACATCCTTTATTACTTCATTTCTACTTTGTTAGTAGGTGAGGTATGATTAAATAGTTGTATATCCTTACTATCGTAGATAACAAACACTTTAGAGCCTTCAGTAAACTCATCCTGGCTCATAATCACAACACGTTGGTCTATTTCCTTCAAGTGTACCTTGTAAAACATTTGTCCGTACTTTAAAAATTTCTCTTCCACACAAGCTCCATGAATATGACTACTGGCATTCTTATTCAAGCCTTTTTGCGAAAGCGAGATTTTATTTGCCGCAATAAAGCCCTTTTCAATAATCAACCCTTCAGAAAATAATGCCGCTACCTCTCGATTGACTGGCTGTTGATACACCGTATTTGGGGCTCCTATTTGCTGAAACATACCATCCTTCATGACCACTACTTGATCACCTATGCTCATTGCTTCTTCACGGTCATGTGTAACAAATATAGCTGTAACACCTTCTTTTTTTAAAAAGTCCCTTACCCATGTACGCAGTGCTGAACGTAAATTAGGATCTAGACTACTAAAAGGCTCATCTAGAAGTAACAAAGCCGGATTCATAACTAACGCTCTTGCTAATGCTACTCGTTGCTGCTGTCCGCCAGATAACTGATGAGGGTATCTAGAGCCGTAGTCAGATAACCCTATTTTCTCTAACATTCTCAAGCCACTAGCAAGACGTTCTCTTTTTGGTAAACGATGCTTCTGATATTTAAGGCCAAACGTAATATTTTGCAAAATCGTCATGTGAGGAAACAAAAGCGGTTGTTGAAACATTAAAACGATGGGCCTTTTTTCCGTTTTCGTATATGTGATATCTTGCCCTTCAAGGAGAAGCTGTCCACCCGTAACTTGTTCAAGACCTGCTATACTACGTAGAAAAGTCGTCTTCCCACAACCCGACGGACCTACTAGACTTATGATATCTCCTTGTGATACAGACATGTTAAGATTTGTAAAAATCGTTTGATTCGATAATGTCTTTGTTAAGTTTGATATTTTTATAAATGCCATACTATCACCCTTTTGTTTAAGCTCTCGTCATAGCCTTCACATACAATTGCGCTAAAACCTCTAGGACAAGTAAAAATAATAAAGGTAATAAAGCAAACACAACTGAAAAACTTGCTATTATCGCTTCATCAGCGCTATTAAAATACGGATAATATAACATCGATAGTGTTGTTACATTACCTCCCCCGATGATAGCTGTTAAGACATATTGACTTAATGATATTACAAACACTAGTAATGCCGTACTTTTTAAACTCGGCAGTAATAATGGAATTGTCACTGATAAAAGCTGATCTCGTTTGCTTGCTCCTAAAGTTGACGCTTGTTCACTCCATGATGTATCTAGACGATCAAAGCCTGCTTTCAGCATCCTTATAGAATACGGCAATGTCGGGAGCATATGAATGATTAGTACACCAAGCATATTATCTGCTAGACCTAACTTAATCATTGTAAAATGAATCCCCATAGCAATGGCTAATACAGGAATAAGAATTGGCATGAGGAGAAATGCCTCAATAAATGATTTACCCCGAAAATGATAGCGACTTAAGCTAAAAGCAGTTGGTAAAGCAAGTAAAATATTAAATATAACCACTAAAGCACCTAATATGACTGTTGTATTGATAGATTGAATAACTTGTGGATCCGAAACAATGACATTCCAAGCCCTAAAATCCCATTCAGTTGGAAGAACAAGCGGCCATACCCAACCCGTTCCTATGCTTTTTGCGGCCAATAAAAGAACCGGTGCTACAAACAGTATGAAGAATAGAATTGTTAGTGTCACTTGACATATTTTTTTTATTCTCAACGTTCCCTCACCATCCATTTTCTCTGCCATTTACGTGAGATGCTAAGAATAAGCGCAGTGCTTGCGATCGTTACAATAGATAATAAAACCATAAGTGCTTGGGCATCAGGGCGATGAACCCAATTCCCTTCATAAAACCATTGATACGCTAAAATTGGAAGCATTTTCGGATACGTTACACCTAGTAACGCTGGTACTTCGTACGCCCCCATAATAAATGCCATTAAAATAAGTGCAATTTCGAGCAAAACTGGCCACATCCATGGTAGTTCAACCGTTTGCCACACCTTCCAGGTCCCACCACCCAGTGTTCGAACTACATCCTCAAAGCGTAAATCTAGCTCTTGGTACGCAGGCAGAAGCATTAATACAACAAAGGGAACTTCCTTCCAAACATAGGAAAATATTACGCCGATATAATGGGCATCATTAATTAAAATAGGAAAATCTTTAATGGAGTCGATAAACCCCAACTGATATAACAAGCTCGATAGCCACCCACTTGGTGCCAAAATAATAAAAGCAATATATGCAGCAACAAAATGCGGAATCAACATAGGAAACCAAGCTAGTATCTTCCATGTATCTCGTTTAAACAGTCTGAAC from Bacillus sp. HMF5848 includes these protein-coding regions:
- a CDS encoding helical backbone metal receptor — protein: MKKQMVDAVGRQFSYAYPPTRIVSLVPGITETLFALGLEEQVVGRTRFCKFPIDKVEKVPAISGTKDINIDRIRALKPDLIIAEKEENTKDIVETLEKEFPVYVAEIQSVNSALDTIEQLGFILNVRDKAAQLVCSIREQFHELGKVSRKRVAYFIWRKPYMVAGRDTYINSVLTMLGYENVFTDRDSRYPAVDVKDIQLARVDYIFLASEPFPFSEKHKKELQDIVPDVPVVLVDGEMFWSGAKMLEAAKYFKNLQKTCP
- a CDS encoding SDR family oxidoreductase gives rise to the protein MKRVIITGAGSGLGKELALLYANHDYEVILVGRSLQKLKDVQTEIGANAYTVVCDITNYHNVQHTIQSLLEKHQSIDMLINNAGVGYFGPLETYSLEEMNTIIDTNVKGTIFMTQACLSFFKKQQKGTILNIISTAGLKGKVNESVYVASKFAVRGFTESLQKEYAESPLHITAVYMGGMNTPFWLNSHHISDQSRLKNPAAVAQTIYNQNDGRLEIII
- a CDS encoding PH domain-containing protein encodes the protein MADVYAKIVGLSEVHEDDGLEIYDFLLLEDEEVLLSYKSIRDRLVITDSKLIIINVQGLTGKKKEYMVIPFSKISAFSVESAGSFDLDAELKIYASGINQLELQLTKHTDVRPLAALLSQAIS
- the pepF gene encoding oligoendopeptidase F, which gives rise to MSKRLTRQEVPTELTWKLEDLFMSDEAWETELTAIQQDIATVTKYKGTFGEGPQQLLQCLVARDEVAERMIRAYTYANLQNSGDGTDPTYQGNVSQAASMYATISAKLSFIESEILALPDGTVEGYIEAEPGLKQFSKTLKDILANKPYTLTPETEEVLAALGEVHGAPYVIYNRSKLSDMQFDSFKDGKGEVLSNSFALYEDRYEISEDTTVRRNAYESFIKTLQQYKNTFAATYATEVKKQVTLSRLRNYESVTHMLLHPQQVTQDMYNNQLDVIFNELAPFMRRFADLKKRVLGLETLKFCDLKAPLDPEFNPKTTYEEASEVILEALKVMGPEYSAIMEKGLSERWVDLADNVGKATGAFCASPYGAHPYILITWTDSMRGAFILAHELGHAGHFYLANKHQRVSNTRPSTYFVEAPSTMNELILGHHILNKTNDARMKRWVLLQFIGTYYHNFVTHLLEGEFQRRVYEAAENGKALTATSLSAMKAAVLKEFWGDSVEIDEGASLTWMRQPHYYMGLYPYTYSAGLTASTAVHQMMLEEGQPVVDRWLEVLKAGGTLKPLELMSKAGVDMSEPDAIRKAVTYVGSLIEDLEKSFA
- a CDS encoding CDP-alcohol phosphatidyltransferase family protein, with amino-acid sequence MLDTKARHLVQPGIERTARMLLKVGLTADHVTTIAFVIGASSGIFIYLDLPFWALFVLWFSGFLDAVDGTMARLTKPSSFGTVLDVSYDRLVEISVILGLAFRFPDAMWALLLLSVSIIYAMTIFLTVGAVSEKNGVKSFYYQPGLAERTEGFVLFSLMIIFTDFLVPITLLFLAVEIFTSLQRLNEARKILKA
- a CDS encoding ABC transporter ATP-binding protein encodes the protein MAFIKISNLTKTLSNQTIFTNLNMSVSQGDIISLVGPSGCGKTTFLRSIAGLEQVTGGQLLLEGQDITYTKTEKRPIVLMFQQPLLFPHMTILQNITFGLKYQKHRLPKRERLASGLRMLEKIGLSDYGSRYPHQLSGGQQQRVALARALVMNPALLLLDEPFSSLDPNLRSALRTWVRDFLKKEGVTAIFVTHDREEAMSIGDQVVVMKDGMFQQIGAPNTVYQQPVNREVAALFSEGLIIEKGFIAANKISLSQKGLNKNASSHIHGACVEEKFLKYGQMFYKVHLKEIDQRVVIMSQDEFTEGSKVFVIYDSKDIQLFNHTSPTNKVEMK
- a CDS encoding ABC transporter permease — translated: MRIKKICQVTLTILFFILFVAPVLLLAAKSIGTGWVWPLVLPTEWDFRAWNVIVSDPQVIQSINTTVILGALVVIFNILLALPTAFSLSRYHFRGKSFIEAFLLMPILIPVLAIAMGIHFTMIKLGLADNMLGVLIIHMLPTLPYSIRMLKAGFDRLDTSWSEQASTLGASKRDQLLSVTIPLLLPSLKSTALLVFVISLSQYVLTAIIGGGNVTTLSMLYYPYFNSADEAIIASFSVVFALLPLLFLLVLEVLAQLYVKAMTRA
- a CDS encoding ABC transporter permease; translation: MKSFKNKRLQPYVYVLPSFLFLAILVGYGLWMAGVESVSSEGTYQNLLSNKDFIDSVGISIWVAFVSTILSICIGILITRTMFRLFKRDTWKILAWFPMLIPHFVAAYIAFIILAPSGWLSSLLYQLGFIDSIKDFPILINDAHYIGVIFSYVWKEVPFVVLMLLPAYQELDLRFEDVVRTLGGGTWKVWQTVELPWMWPVLLEIALILMAFIMGAYEVPALLGVTYPKMLPILAYQWFYEGNWVHRPDAQALMVLLSIVTIASTALILSISRKWQRKWMVRER